One Novipirellula galeiformis genomic region harbors:
- a CDS encoding esterase/lipase family protein, with the protein MVPPLILLALLCLASGCTSTRYVSSRSVRENPLTNSLKLVTFRGPEVSERTWHTLNRFGLADQYTQDHQKCFEQIRQAITHSPDSELVYALSELSYVEGKKAERSGDLLHALNHYGIALTNSYDYLFSEDLQITRNAFDPQFRAACDLYNESLEDTLRILCSEHRIEPGSTYTISTPDREFIVRTEMRGKWKPEEFDRYEFVSDFDIETLNNRHTTYGLGVPLIAVRKPAAKDDSRERYYPTGLSYAVSAMMRCSPGIGGRRVGESPTCVLEFFDPLEANQIEIAKQWVPLETDLTTPLAYFLDSPEFRKRNHATEGLLDPDGSQERRGVYMLEPYDPNRIPVLMVHGLWSSPLTWMDMFNDLRSFPEIRERYQFWFYLYPTGQPFWISAQQLRKDLAAMRESFDPGGRDRAVDQMVLVGHSMGGLVSRLQTMESGNDFWKIVSDHPADEMKGTQADRVKLVSTLFFKPNQSVGRVITIGTPHRGSDFSNDYTQWLARKFIKLPQMFVSTGQRLTRENPDFFRDTKLLTAVNAVDSLSPKSPIFPVMLRAKKSPNVKFHNIIGVLEKPSLLGPKSRKNDGVVEYASAHMDDVESEITVDAEHTQIHMTGKAIFEVRRILLEHLQEVDANDRIAIQPDEVMRPGMDAYRR; encoded by the coding sequence GTGGTTCCGCCGTTGATCCTCCTGGCTTTGCTTTGCCTAGCCTCGGGTTGCACTTCGACACGGTACGTTTCGAGCCGATCCGTTCGCGAGAACCCGCTGACCAACAGCTTGAAATTGGTCACCTTTCGCGGTCCCGAGGTCAGCGAGCGGACCTGGCACACGCTGAATCGGTTTGGGTTGGCAGATCAATACACTCAGGATCACCAAAAGTGTTTCGAGCAAATTCGCCAAGCGATCACCCACTCGCCTGATTCCGAACTGGTCTACGCGCTGAGCGAATTGTCTTATGTCGAAGGCAAAAAGGCGGAGCGGAGCGGTGATCTGCTGCATGCATTGAATCACTACGGAATCGCCTTAACGAATTCTTACGACTATCTGTTCAGCGAAGACCTTCAAATCACACGAAACGCCTTCGACCCTCAATTTCGAGCGGCTTGTGATCTCTACAACGAATCGCTCGAAGATACGCTTCGCATTCTGTGTAGCGAGCATCGCATTGAACCGGGCAGCACGTATACCATTTCGACCCCCGATCGTGAGTTCATCGTCCGCACGGAAATGCGGGGCAAATGGAAGCCTGAGGAGTTCGATCGTTACGAGTTTGTCAGCGATTTCGATATCGAGACACTCAACAATCGTCACACCACTTACGGGTTAGGCGTTCCCTTGATCGCAGTCCGAAAACCGGCTGCAAAAGACGATTCACGCGAGCGGTACTATCCCACCGGACTGAGCTATGCCGTTTCGGCGATGATGCGATGTTCCCCCGGCATCGGCGGACGACGCGTCGGCGAATCGCCGACATGCGTGCTCGAATTCTTTGATCCACTCGAAGCCAACCAAATTGAAATTGCCAAGCAGTGGGTACCGCTGGAAACCGACCTCACGACTCCGCTAGCTTATTTCCTCGACAGTCCTGAATTCCGCAAACGCAATCATGCAACCGAAGGCTTGCTTGACCCCGATGGGTCTCAGGAACGGCGTGGCGTTTACATGCTCGAACCGTACGACCCCAATCGCATCCCCGTGTTGATGGTGCACGGGCTGTGGTCGAGTCCGCTGACGTGGATGGACATGTTCAATGACTTGAGGAGCTTTCCGGAAATCCGTGAACGCTACCAATTTTGGTTTTATTTGTATCCGACCGGCCAACCGTTTTGGATTAGCGCCCAACAGTTGCGGAAAGACTTAGCCGCGATGCGAGAATCCTTTGACCCAGGAGGCCGAGATCGCGCCGTCGATCAAATGGTCTTGGTAGGGCACAGCATGGGAGGACTCGTCAGCCGTTTGCAAACGATGGAAAGCGGAAACGATTTCTGGAAAATCGTCAGCGACCACCCCGCCGACGAGATGAAGGGAACGCAAGCGGACCGCGTCAAATTGGTGAGCACATTGTTCTTCAAACCGAATCAATCCGTTGGCCGCGTGATTACCATCGGCACTCCGCACCGGGGCAGCGATTTCTCGAACGATTACACGCAGTGGTTAGCCCGAAAATTCATCAAATTGCCTCAGATGTTCGTCTCCACCGGCCAGCGTTTGACACGCGAAAACCCCGATTTCTTTCGTGACACCAAACTGCTAACGGCGGTCAACGCCGTCGACTCGCTCTCGCCAAAATCACCGATCTTCCCCGTCATGTTACGGGCGAAAAAGTCCCCGAACGTCAAATTTCATAACATCATCGGCGTCCTAGAAAAGCCGTCGCTGTTGGGTCCCAAGTCTCGCAAAAATGATGGGGTCGTTGAATATGCCAGCGCTCACATGGACGACGTGGAAAGCGAAATCACGGTCGATGCGGAACACACTCAAATTCACATGACCGGAAAAGCAATTTTCGAAGTGCGACGCATCCTGCTTGAACACCTTCAAGAAGTCGATGCCAACGATCGAATTGCCATTCAACCGGATGAAGTCATGCGACCGGGGATGGATGCGTACCGGCGTTGA
- a CDS encoding carbon storage regulator, which yields MLVLTRKLDEKIQIGNDITITLIRVQGNTVRIGIDAPREIRVIRAELESHDAAEANVERPLSEREEAFAHPTLVTGRSKKHVVKKENVAASRESNANEVNRVGTLAESKVYMTRLPVAGNKVHKNVAPLAAFLQTDVNVGIAQ from the coding sequence ATGTTGGTTTTAACACGCAAGCTTGATGAAAAGATCCAAATCGGAAACGACATCACCATCACCCTGATTCGAGTTCAAGGGAATACGGTTCGCATCGGTATCGACGCCCCCCGAGAGATTCGGGTGATTCGCGCTGAGCTTGAATCGCATGATGCGGCGGAGGCTAATGTCGAACGTCCGTTGAGTGAGCGTGAGGAAGCCTTTGCACACCCCACCCTCGTCACGGGGCGTTCAAAAAAACATGTCGTCAAAAAGGAAAATGTCGCTGCGAGTCGCGAATCCAACGCCAACGAAGTTAATCGCGTGGGCACGTTAGCGGAGTCGAAGGTTTATATGACTCGTCTGCCTGTGGCGGGCAACAAGGTGCACAAGAATGTCGCTCCCTTGGCTGCGTTTTTGCAGACCGATGTGAACGTGGGCATTGCTCAATAA
- a CDS encoding peptidylprolyl isomerase: protein MPLSSHQLKPWMLSLLRVGLYLTLLLSVIPALFDQAATAQETANDVVAVVNADPITRKTLNEESLRRYGHDVLENMVNRHLIMQACKTHGIEVTSTEVREEIGRIASKFGLSMQSYLQLLQEERDIQPDQYSREIVWPMLALRRLVANRVQVSEEEFNQAFLSQFGEAVKCRLIMKASKADAESLRQQAIANPDRFAQLAKEHSEDESSASVGGLIPPIRRYTGDSRLEDAAFALQNNEVSPVLQLGDQWIVIQAVRRLPETTPSPQAMPSIREQINDRIRDKKMRGAATQLFAQLQSEAQVVMVFGDAEKTQQHPGVAAIINGQQVSLAAVAAECTKRHGTEVLEGEINRKLLAQALKKAKTEVTDADLQHEVQRAAGSFGFLTPQGQPDVDAWMASVTSDGTTTRDLYLRDAVWPSVALKKLVEDSVSLSDQDIQQGFESSYGPRVEVLAIVLSDQRTAQKVWEMARDNATDAFFGKLAEQYSVEPVSASNMGKVPPIRKHSGQPAIEREAFAMKPGDLSGIVVTGDKYIIMRCQGYTEPVVKKLEDVRSELVRDLSEKKLNMAMNIRFDELKSAAEIDNFFVATKALPRMATAPAEPIKK from the coding sequence ATGCCACTATCTTCCCATCAACTCAAGCCGTGGATGCTTTCCCTGCTTCGCGTCGGTCTTTATCTGACCCTATTGCTGAGCGTCATCCCGGCACTTTTTGACCAAGCCGCTACGGCGCAAGAGACTGCCAACGATGTCGTGGCGGTCGTCAATGCCGACCCGATTACTCGCAAAACGCTTAACGAAGAATCACTTCGTCGTTATGGGCATGACGTTCTCGAAAACATGGTCAACCGCCATTTGATCATGCAAGCCTGTAAGACGCATGGCATCGAGGTCACCTCGACCGAAGTTCGCGAAGAAATCGGCCGCATCGCTTCCAAGTTTGGGTTGTCGATGCAAAGTTACCTGCAACTGTTGCAAGAAGAACGTGACATCCAACCCGACCAATACAGTCGCGAAATCGTCTGGCCGATGTTGGCTTTGCGTCGCCTCGTCGCAAACCGAGTGCAAGTCAGCGAAGAAGAATTCAACCAAGCGTTCCTGTCTCAGTTTGGCGAAGCGGTGAAATGCCGACTGATCATGAAGGCCAGCAAAGCGGACGCCGAATCGCTGCGTCAACAAGCCATCGCGAATCCCGATCGCTTTGCCCAATTGGCCAAAGAACACAGCGAAGACGAATCCAGTGCGAGTGTCGGCGGTTTGATTCCCCCGATCCGCCGCTACACCGGCGATTCACGCTTAGAAGACGCTGCGTTTGCATTGCAGAACAATGAAGTTTCGCCAGTGCTACAACTCGGGGACCAATGGATTGTGATTCAAGCGGTCCGTCGCTTGCCCGAGACCACGCCGAGCCCGCAAGCGATGCCTAGCATTCGCGAACAGATTAACGATCGAATCCGTGACAAAAAGATGCGTGGCGCTGCGACTCAGTTGTTCGCCCAACTCCAAAGCGAAGCCCAAGTGGTGATGGTTTTTGGTGACGCCGAGAAGACACAACAACATCCTGGTGTGGCTGCGATCATCAATGGCCAACAAGTCAGCCTCGCTGCGGTTGCCGCCGAATGCACCAAACGTCATGGAACCGAGGTGCTCGAAGGCGAAATCAATCGCAAACTACTCGCCCAAGCGCTCAAAAAAGCCAAGACCGAAGTGACCGACGCTGACTTGCAACACGAAGTACAACGTGCCGCTGGGAGCTTTGGCTTTCTCACACCTCAGGGCCAACCCGACGTCGATGCCTGGATGGCATCGGTCACCTCCGATGGCACCACCACCCGTGATCTGTACCTGCGGGACGCAGTCTGGCCGAGTGTCGCTTTAAAGAAACTCGTCGAAGACTCCGTTTCACTCAGCGATCAAGACATCCAACAAGGGTTCGAGTCTTCCTACGGACCGCGAGTCGAAGTGCTAGCGATTGTGTTGTCGGATCAACGCACGGCTCAGAAAGTTTGGGAGATGGCACGTGACAACGCGACCGATGCATTCTTCGGAAAATTGGCCGAACAATACAGCGTCGAACCCGTTTCGGCGAGCAACATGGGCAAAGTCCCACCGATTCGTAAACACAGCGGTCAACCTGCGATTGAGCGAGAAGCGTTTGCGATGAAACCAGGTGACCTGAGCGGAATTGTGGTGACGGGCGACAAGTACATCATCATGCGATGCCAAGGCTACACCGAGCCGGTGGTCAAGAAACTCGAAGACGTTCGCTCGGAACTGGTACGCGATCTGTCGGAGAAAAAGTTGAACATGGCCATGAATATCCGCTTTGACGAACTCAAATCGGCTGCCGAAATCGATAACTTCTTCGTCGCGACGAAGGCACTCCCCCGAATGGCAACAGCTCCCGCCGAGCCAATCAAAAAGTAA